From one Mobula hypostoma chromosome 28, sMobHyp1.1, whole genome shotgun sequence genomic stretch:
- the LOC134338804 gene encoding zinc finger protein 497-like, which translates to MSVLSQGCSMPTRIKEEPEAEAEAGGEGQGDRRRESAHGRHLCPLCPRAFRYPSQLALHRFTHTGERPHLCIVCGRGFAAPSKLRAHQVIHTGLRPFRCGQCGRAFSRSSALLRHQLVHTRQRPHPCPQCGRAFGQPSHLKAHLRTHAGPFICARCGKSFRRFSTVTAHRCRPSPDPQWEINFPKFKLQPCLCSRLQTQEIHTPESWLQPFPCFPTQSQEIHTPISWSQEIYTHDSQPQEIHIPESQLQMQGPCHRPCLCLPPQPQPQSSASILHHQCPHCPRAFRYPSRLSLHLRAHTGERPFLCGQCGKRFAVSSALLRHQLVHSGERPHPCPDCGRAFSQSSHLKTHRRLHAGPRPLPLLAPHPCPHCGKHFRSASGLSRHLRSHRQPPHPRPGAFRYSSRPRAPRRCPHLCPLCPRAFRYPSQAAKHLRAHTGERPFACAQCGKRFAASSALGRHRLVHTGERPYACPECGRAFSQSSHLKTHQQRVHSVEHRQREPQ; encoded by the coding sequence ATGTCGGTGCTGTCTCAGGGTTGCTCCATGCCGACTCGGATCAAAGAGGAGCCCGAAGCAGAGGCAGAGGCGGGTGGAGAAGGGCAGGGGGATAGGAGGAGAGAGAGTGCGCACGGACGTCACCTCTGCCCACTCTGCCCCAGGGCATTCCGTTACCCCTCACAGCTCGCCCTGCACAGATTCACTCACACCGGCGAAAGGCCCCACCTCTGCATCGTCTGTGGCCGGGGTTTTGCCGCCCCCTCCAAACTGCGTGCCCACCAGGTCATTCACACTGGCCTGCGGCCCTTCCGCTGTGGCCAATGTGGCCGGGCCTTTTCCCGCTCCTCGGCCCTACTGCGTCATCAACTCGTTCACACCCGCCAACGGCCCCACCCCTGCCCCCAGTGCGGCCGGGCTTTTGGCCAGCCCTCCCATCTCAAGGCCCACTTGCGTACGCACGCCGGACCCTTCATCTGTGCCCGGTGTGGCAAGAGCTTCCGCCGTTTCTCCACTGTGACAGCACACCGCTGCCGGCCCTCCCCAGACCCCCAGTGGGAGATCAACTTCCCCAAATTCAAGCTGCAGCCGTGTCTCTGCTCCCGGCTACAGACACAGGAGATCCACACTCCCGAATCCTGGCTGCAGCCCTTTCCCTGCTTCCCAACACAGTCACAGGAGATTCACACTCCCATATCCTGGTCCCAGGAGATCTACACTCATGATTCGCAGCCACAGGAGATCCACATCCCTGAATCTCAGTTGCAAATGCAGGGTCCCTGTCACCGTCCCTgcctttgcctccctccccagCCTCAACCCCAGTCCtctgcctccatcctccaccatcagtgCCCCCACTGCCCCCGGGCCTTCCGCTACCCCTCCCGGCTCTCTTTGCACCTGAGGGCCCACACTGGCGAGCGCCCCTTCCTGTGTGGGCAATGCGGCAAGCGCTTTGCTGTCTCTTCTGCCTTGCTACGACATCAGCTGGTGCACTCCGGCGAGCGCCCTCACCCCTGCCCCGATTGCGGCCGAGCCTTCTCCCAGTCCTCCCACCTTAAGACCCACCGGCGCCTCCATGCTGGGCCTCGCCCTCTACCCCTCCTCGCCCCCCATCCCTGCCCGCACTGCGGCAAACATTTCCGGTCAGCCAGTGGGCTTTCCCGCCACCTCCGCTCACACCGgcagcccccccacccccgccccgggGCCTTCCGTTACTCCTCTCGTCCTCGGGCCCCACGCCGgtgtcctcacctctgtccccTCTGCCCTAGGGCCTTCCGCTACCCCTCCCAGGCTGCCAAGCACCTACGGGCCCACACCGGCGAGCGGCCCTTTGCCTGTGCCCAATGTGGCAAGCGTTTTGCTGCCTCCTCTGCTCTCGGCCGCCACCGACTGGTGCATACCGGTGAGCGTCCCTATGCCTGTCCTGAGTGCGGCAGGGCTTTCTCCCAATCCTCTCACCTCAAGACTCACCAGCAAAGGGTACATAGTGTGGAGCACAGGCAGAGAGAACCCCAGTGA